A window of Ranitomeya variabilis isolate aRanVar5 chromosome 2, aRanVar5.hap1, whole genome shotgun sequence contains these coding sequences:
- the LOC143809761 gene encoding histamine H3 receptor-like: protein MSGENSSTVDNQPGNKCLANCEEQFQHYGQFSPSVSIVLAVLMILMVLATVLGNALVILAFMVDKGLRTQGNFFFLNLAIADFLVGGFCIPLYIPYVLTGQWKFGKGLCKLWLVMDYLLCTASVFNIVLISYDRFISVTKAVSYRAQKGMTRNAVLKMLLVWVAAFLLYGPAIISWEYIARTTILPDGECYVEFYYNWYFLMIASTVEFFTPFISVTYFNLSIYINIKKRTMMRNEELAQGHEHCEMTFQRNRKEHLIFFVKPADRPHIDVKKQTTCLTSSETGPAGRRSQRLNGHMLDLNISQDLPPLQVEVQNKKHQDCLYKTVENACSNVRTDMANSIANRFRLSRDKRVAKSLAIIVCIFGLCWAPYTLLMIIRAACHGRCVQHYLYEISFWLLWLNSAINPILYPLCHMSFRKAFMKLLCPGKVKIHPHIFM, encoded by the exons atgtcaGGAGAGAACAGCTCAACTGTAGACAACCAGCCTGGGAATAAATGCTTAGCCAACTGCGAGGAGCAATTTCAGCACTACGGACAGTTCTCACCCAGCGTCTCCATCGTGCTGGCGGTCCTCATGATCCTCATGGTGCTGGCAACCGTGTTGGGCAACGCTCTGGTCATTTTGGCTTTTATGGTTGATAAGGGGTTAAGGACGCAAGGAAATTTCTTTTTCCTCAACCTGGCCATCGCCGATTTCTTAGTGG GTGGCTTCTGCATCCCACTCTACATCCCTTACGTCCTGACGGGGCAGTGGAAGTTTGGGAAAGGAttgtgcaagttgtggctggtcatGGACTACCTGCTGTGCACTGCCTCCGTCTTCAACATCGTTCTCATCAGCTACGACAGATTCATCTCGGTCACTAAGGCG GTGTCCTACAGAGCCCAAAAAGGAATGACTAGAAATGCAGTCTTAAAAATGTTGCTAGTTTGGGTGGCCGCCTTCCTTCTCTATGGTCCGGCCATTATCAGCTGGGAGTACATCGCAAGAACCACAATCTTACCAGATGGAGAATGTTACGTGGAGTTTTATTACAACTGGTACTTCCTGATGATCGCCTCCACCGTGGAGTTCTTTACTCCATTCATCAGCGTCACGTACTTCAATCTGAGCATCTACATCAATATCAAGAAGAGGACCATGATGAGGAACGAAGAACTGGCCCAAGGCCATGAACACTGTGAGATGACTTTCCAGAGGAATAGGAAAGAACATTTAATATTTTTTGTAAAACCAGCTGACCGACCTCACATTGATGTTAAGAAACAGACCACCTGCTTGACATCTTCTGAAACTGGTCCTGCAGGTCGGAGATCTCAAAGACTCAATGGTCACATGTTGGACCTTAATATAAGCCAAGATCTCCCACCTTTACAAGTTGAGGTTCAGAACAAAAAACACCAAGACTGTTTGTACAAAACGGTGGAAAATGCTTGTAGTAATGTCAGGACGGACATGGCTAACAGCATCGCCAATAGATTTAGGCTTTCGAGGGACAAGAGAGTGGCCAAGTCCCTGGCCATTATTGTGTGCATTTTTGGCCTTTGTTGGGCACCGTATACACTGTTAATGATCATCAGGGCGGCTTGCCATGGACGTTGCGTTCAGCATTACCTCTATGAGATTTCCTTTTGGCTCCTCTGGTTAAACTCAGCCATCAACCCTATTCTTTACCCACTCTGCCATATGAGTTTCCGAAAAGCCTTCATGAAGCTGTTATGCCCCGGAAAAGTCAAAATTCATCCCCATATTTTTATGTAA
- the LOC143809762 gene encoding uncharacterized protein LOC143809762 has protein sequence MCVFFVVSVGDVTTRWRSIRDQYRRERQQRERSGAGAPPKKKKYIYFDRLNFLNPSMDLRPTQSNLTDRETGSDSELVIDPVGEGEEVAGPSAAPSGSIPPGSLSSGQAAPSASIPHQEDPQFASSAAASSAAPPPSQDDPGNSSSPTVALDPSPQAAVRPQRARRRRQLIQSRQNVDAGVMSYLARVRDDDGEEGFTRSLAQYLRSIERELRLRVRGCFQILVDACTPPNNPYNLMLMIEQWQMSPENVLRPQRLQGLAAPQGSEAPPPRQPTPQPQPTTNTQWPPQQHMAGYHQTSQYGHLSTPSAGGWSQPGYGQYGHFGLGYDSRPYGHPQQGYLQNPRPTLPSSQHHSWANVPQATTTSAQGAGQLGLQVPPDADTEQATSPAPTYQDL, from the exons atgtgtgtattttttgtggtttcagtgggtgatgttacaacaaggtggcggagtatccgcgatcagtacaggagggagaggcagcagcgggagagaagtggagccggggcacctcccaaaaaaaagaaatacatctattttgaccggctcaactttctgaatcccagcatggacctcaggcc aactcagtctaacctcactgacagggagacagggtctgactcggaactggtcattgacccagttggtgaaggtgaagaggtggctggtccatctgctgctccctctggctccatccctcctggatcccTCTCATCTGGTCAGGCAGCTCCATCTGCATCCATACCACACCAAGAGGACCCACAGTTTGCCTCTTCCGCCGCAGcatcatcagcagcaccaccacctagccaggatgaccctggaaatagcagcagcccgACTGTTGCCCTGgatccatccccacaggctgcagtaagaccacagcgtgcacgccgcagaagaCAGCTGATCCAAAGCCGccaaaacgtggatgctggggtcaTGAGCTATTTGGCACGTGTCcgagacgatgatggggaggagggttttaccaggagccttgcccagtacttaaggtccatagagcgggagttaaggcttcgtgtgagaggctgttttcagatccttgtggacgcatgcacccccccaaataacccatacaatctcatgctgatgattgaacagtggcagatgtcacctgaaaatgttctgcggcctcagagattacaaggcctggcagctccacaaggatctgaagcaccccctccacgtcagccaacacctcagccccaacccacaacaaacacacaatggccacctcagcaacatatggcgggatatcatcaaacatcccaatatggccacttgtccacacccagtgctggaggctggtcccaacctgggtatggacaatatggtcattttggtttgggttatgattcccggccataTGGTCATCCCCAGCAGGGGTATCTCCAAAATCCAcgccccactcttccaagttcccagcatcatagctgggctaatgtccctcaggccactacaacatctgcacagggtgctggacaattgggcctacaagtgccacctgatgcagacactgagcaagctacttctcctgcaccaacctaccaggacttgtaa